One genomic window of Terriglobales bacterium includes the following:
- a CDS encoding PilZ domain-containing protein yields the protein MQESDRRFRQRFDMRVKVKIRNLDSPDLTEQQVESSNISARGVYFSTDLPLDIGARVEMFLTMPVEIAGKDSRLWRCTGRVVRLQPRSPSQAKAGNGVEIHYYEVLDKARAAAANPRPARLPLP from the coding sequence ATGCAAGAAAGCGACAGGCGTTTCAGACAGCGTTTCGACATGAGAGTCAAAGTGAAAATCCGCAATCTCGACTCCCCCGATCTCACTGAGCAGCAGGTGGAATCATCCAACATTTCCGCTCGGGGCGTCTATTTCTCGACAGACCTGCCGCTCGACATCGGCGCCAGGGTTGAGATGTTCCTCACCATGCCGGTGGAAATTGCGGGAAAAGACTCGCGGCTTTGGCGCTGCACGGGGCGCGTCGTTCGCCTGCAACCGCGCAGTCCATCCCAAGCGAAAGCTGGCAACGGAGTGGAGATTCACTATTACGAAGTGCTGGATAAAGCGCGAGCGGCAGCCGCGAATCCCCGGCCCGCACGTCT